In Aequorivita sp. H23M31, a single window of DNA contains:
- the proS gene encoding proline--tRNA ligase produces the protein MAKKLTTREEDYSKWYNELVIRADLAENSGVRGCMVIKPYGYAIWERMQAELDRMFKETGHQNAYFPLFIPKSYFSKEASHVDGFAKECAVVTHYRLKNAEDGSGIIVDPEAKLEEELIVRPTSETIIWDTYRKWIQSYRDLPLLINQWANVVRWEMRTRLFLRTAEFLWQEGHTAHATKEEAIAEAEQMMNVYSDFAENFMAIPVVKGTKTESERFAGALETYCIEALMQDGKALQAGTSHFLGQNFAKAFDVKFAAKDGALDYVWATSWGVSTRLVGALIMTHSDDNGLVLPPNLAPDQVVIVPIYRSEEELKAVSEVANDLMKQLRSKGLRVKFDNRDTQKPGWKFNEYELKGVPVRIAIGPKDIEKGTVELARRDTLTKEFVAKHDVVDKVISLMAEIQNNLFEKALTYRIEHTTEVSSYDEFKEVLESKGGFISAYWDGTPETEEKIKNETKATIRCIPLDAQDESGNCMVTGKAGARKVLFAKAY, from the coding sequence ATGGCGAAGAAACTAACTACACGAGAAGAAGATTATTCTAAATGGTATAATGAGTTGGTAATCAGAGCCGATTTAGCTGAAAATTCGGGCGTAAGGGGCTGTATGGTAATCAAGCCCTATGGCTATGCTATTTGGGAGAGGATGCAGGCCGAGTTGGATAGGATGTTCAAAGAAACAGGACATCAGAATGCCTATTTTCCATTATTTATCCCCAAATCCTATTTCAGTAAAGAAGCCAGCCATGTTGATGGATTTGCAAAAGAATGTGCCGTAGTTACACATTATAGACTAAAGAATGCAGAGGACGGAAGTGGAATTATCGTAGATCCGGAAGCAAAATTGGAGGAGGAATTAATTGTTAGGCCAACTTCTGAAACAATTATTTGGGATACTTACCGCAAATGGATTCAATCTTATAGAGATTTACCGTTGTTAATAAACCAATGGGCCAATGTGGTCCGCTGGGAAATGCGTACCCGTCTGTTTTTGCGAACAGCGGAATTCTTATGGCAGGAGGGACATACTGCCCACGCCACTAAAGAAGAAGCTATTGCGGAGGCAGAACAAATGATGAATGTTTATTCCGACTTTGCGGAAAACTTTATGGCGATTCCAGTTGTGAAAGGTACCAAAACAGAAAGTGAACGATTTGCTGGGGCACTTGAAACTTATTGTATCGAGGCGCTTATGCAAGATGGTAAAGCTTTACAGGCAGGAACATCCCACTTTCTGGGACAAAATTTTGCCAAGGCTTTTGATGTTAAGTTTGCTGCCAAAGATGGAGCTCTAGATTATGTTTGGGCAACTTCTTGGGGTGTTTCCACTCGACTAGTGGGAGCTTTAATAATGACCCATAGCGATGATAATGGCCTGGTTCTTCCACCAAATCTGGCGCCTGATCAGGTGGTTATTGTGCCTATTTACAGAAGTGAGGAAGAGTTGAAAGCGGTGAGCGAGGTAGCTAATGACTTAATGAAGCAATTGCGTTCAAAGGGACTTAGAGTTAAATTTGACAATCGCGACACTCAGAAGCCAGGTTGGAAATTCAATGAATATGAATTAAAAGGTGTTCCCGTTCGAATTGCAATTGGTCCTAAGGACATAGAAAAGGGAACTGTGGAGTTGGCAAGAAGAGATACACTTACGAAGGAATTTGTGGCTAAGCATGATGTGGTAGATAAAGTAATTTCTTTAATGGCGGAAATACAAAACAATCTTTTTGAGAAAGCATTGACTTATAGAATAGAACATACAACAGAAGTTTCTTCCTATGATGAGTTTAAGGAAGTGCTGGAATCCAAAGGCGGATTTATTTCCGCATATTGGGACGGTACTCCTGAAACAGAAGAAAAGATTAAAAATGAGACCAAAGCGACCATACGATGTATTCCTTTAGATGCTCAAGATGAGAGCGGAAACTGTATGGTGACTGGGAAAGCAGGAGCAAGGAAAGTGCTTTTTGCAAAGGCGTATTAA
- a CDS encoding OmpP1/FadL family transporter, with protein MKTIHLIFFLILSTAGIHAQQITDGLRYSLDQNIGTARFTALSGAMGALGGDFSAMRENPAGSAVFMKSNITLTTSLLDIKNTSSYYNQLEKTFSDDIIINQMGGVFVFDNFEEDSSLKKFTVGFNYDMVRGLDDEIYIAGRGRNSLGNFFLEQAQGIPLNLLQLQAGESIADLYSYLGSEMGSTAQNAFLGYQAYLFDPLDPDNPLNSSYVSNVSGNSFNQEYLYRSRGYNSKFTINLATQITNDFYFGVNLNTHAIDFSRNTYFVETNNNPGSIITGIGFENNLSVTGTGISAQFGAIAKVAYNFRFGLNWDTPTWFRVSEITSQYLESQRLVDQRNVTAIVDPRVINIYADYDLKTPGKLGVSTAYIFGQKGLLSFDYSYKDYSNIEFQPKNNSYFRDLNYSIKNTLKGVSTFKAGAEYRINQLSLRGGFHYEESPYRDDKTLGDLTGFSLGTGYSFGNWNLDLAYSRSEQDRELQMYSQGFTDKANINSVYSNFILSLAFDF; from the coding sequence ATGAAAACAATACATCTTATATTCTTTTTAATACTTTCAACAGCAGGTATACACGCTCAACAAATAACTGACGGATTAAGATACAGTCTTGATCAAAATATTGGAACTGCGAGGTTCACGGCTCTTAGTGGAGCAATGGGGGCATTGGGCGGTGATTTTTCGGCTATGCGCGAAAATCCGGCAGGAAGTGCTGTTTTTATGAAATCCAATATTACTCTTACAACCTCATTATTGGATATAAAAAATACTTCTTCCTATTACAATCAATTGGAGAAAACATTTTCCGACGATATAATTATTAATCAGATGGGTGGAGTTTTTGTTTTTGACAATTTTGAAGAAGATTCCAGTTTAAAAAAATTCACAGTCGGCTTTAATTACGATATGGTTCGCGGACTTGATGATGAAATATATATTGCGGGAAGAGGTCGAAACTCACTAGGAAATTTCTTTTTGGAACAGGCCCAAGGAATCCCCTTAAATCTTTTGCAATTGCAGGCGGGTGAATCCATTGCAGATTTATACAGCTATCTTGGAAGCGAAATGGGATCAACAGCCCAAAATGCATTTTTGGGATATCAAGCTTATTTATTCGACCCCCTCGATCCTGATAATCCTTTAAATTCCTCTTATGTGTCGAATGTAAGTGGAAATAGCTTTAATCAAGAATACTTGTATAGATCTCGGGGATATAACAGTAAATTTACAATTAATCTGGCTACTCAGATTACTAATGACTTTTATTTTGGAGTTAACCTTAATACGCATGCAATTGATTTTAGCCGGAACACCTACTTTGTAGAAACCAACAACAATCCAGGATCAATTATTACAGGAATAGGATTTGAGAACAACTTATCAGTTACGGGAACTGGAATATCCGCACAATTTGGAGCGATTGCAAAAGTCGCTTATAATTTCCGTTTCGGATTAAATTGGGATACCCCTACTTGGTTTAGGGTTTCAGAAATTACTTCGCAATATCTAGAAAGCCAAAGATTGGTAGATCAGCGAAATGTCACTGCTATTGTCGATCCCCGCGTCATCAATATATATGCTGATTACGATTTAAAGACTCCTGGAAAACTCGGAGTGAGTACAGCTTACATTTTCGGTCAAAAAGGACTACTCAGTTTTGATTACTCTTATAAAGATTATTCAAACATTGAGTTCCAACCTAAAAATAATTCCTATTTCAGAGATTTGAACTACAGCATAAAAAACACTTTAAAAGGAGTTTCCACCTTTAAAGCGGGGGCAGAATATCGAATAAATCAATTGAGTCTTCGTGGTGGTTTCCACTATGAGGAAAGTCCTTATAGAGATGATAAAACATTGGGAGATTTAACCGGCTTTTCCCTCGGTACAGGTTATAGTTTCGGAAATTGGAACCTGGACCTAGCCTATTCTAGATCTGAACAGGATAGAGAACTACAAATGTATTCTCAAGGATTTACGGATAAGGCCAATATAAATTCAGTGTACAGTAATTTTATTCTTTCCCTCGCATTTGATTTTTAA
- the rpsT gene encoding 30S ribosomal protein S20 yields MANHKSALKRIRSNETKRLRNRYQHKTARNAMKKFQELTDKKEAETMFPTVVSMIDKLAKKNIIHDNKASNLKSNMAKHVAAL; encoded by the coding sequence ATGGCAAACCACAAGTCAGCATTAAAGAGAATTAGAAGCAACGAAACTAAACGCTTGAGAAATCGTTATCAGCATAAAACGGCTCGTAACGCCATGAAGAAATTCCAAGAGCTTACAGATAAGAAGGAAGCTGAGACTATGTTCCCAACTGTGGTTTCTATGATTGACAAATTGGCCAAGAAAAACATTATTCACGATAACAAGGCTTCAAACTTGAAATCGAATATGGCCAAGCACGTAGCTGCTCTATAA
- the surE gene encoding 5'/3'-nucleotidase SurE: MIKRPLILVTNDDGINAPGIRALIEVMNEIGDVCVVAPDSPQSGMGHAITINDAVYCNHIKVGSDKLHQEYSCSGTPVDCVKLAVNEVLKRKPDLCVSGINHGSNSSINVIYSGTMSAAVEAGTLGIPAIGFSLLDFSLEADFNASKKIAKIIALETLKNGLPKGVVLNVNIPKLKSSEIRGIKVCRQANAHWQEKFDKRTNPLGRDYYWLTGTFVNEDKGKDTDEWALEQGYVSVVPVQFDLTAHHAINELNTWDL, encoded by the coding sequence ATGATAAAACGCCCCCTTATTTTAGTTACAAATGATGATGGCATCAACGCTCCTGGAATTAGAGCTCTGATAGAAGTAATGAACGAAATTGGCGATGTTTGTGTCGTTGCACCGGACTCTCCCCAGAGCGGAATGGGGCACGCCATTACTATAAACGATGCAGTTTATTGCAACCATATCAAGGTTGGTAGCGATAAGCTCCATCAGGAGTATAGTTGTAGCGGCACACCTGTAGATTGCGTAAAACTGGCCGTAAATGAGGTTTTAAAACGAAAACCTGATCTTTGTGTTAGTGGAATAAATCACGGAAGCAATTCATCAATAAACGTCATTTACAGTGGAACTATGAGTGCTGCGGTAGAAGCTGGCACCTTGGGAATTCCCGCTATCGGCTTTTCACTTTTGGACTTTTCACTAGAAGCAGATTTTAATGCCTCAAAGAAAATTGCGAAAATAATTGCCCTCGAGACCCTTAAAAACGGATTACCAAAGGGAGTGGTCCTCAATGTCAACATTCCAAAACTGAAAAGTTCTGAAATTAGAGGTATAAAGGTTTGTCGCCAGGCGAACGCACATTGGCAAGAAAAATTCGACAAGCGCACAAATCCTTTAGGGCGGGATTATTATTGGCTAACCGGAACCTTCGTAAATGAGGACAAAGGCAAGGATACAGATGAATGGGCCCTCGAACAAGGATATGTTTCCGTGGTTCCAGTACAGTTTGACCTTACCGCTCATCATGCCATCAATGAACTTAATACTTGGGATTTGTAA
- the coaD gene encoding pantetheine-phosphate adenylyltransferase encodes MKRAVFPGTFDPITLGHIDIIERALPLFDEIVIAIGVNADKKTMFPLDERIKFITEAFKEETKISVKSYSGLTAHFCISEQAEYIVRGLRNTTDLNFEQPIAQTNFKMAKIDSLFLICSPEVSNISSTIVRDIMRNDGDYSNLVPTSVKK; translated from the coding sequence ATGAAACGAGCAGTATTTCCTGGAACCTTCGATCCGATTACCCTTGGTCATATAGACATTATTGAACGTGCCCTACCACTCTTTGATGAAATCGTGATAGCCATTGGAGTCAATGCTGATAAAAAAACAATGTTTCCGTTAGATGAAAGAATTAAATTTATTACAGAAGCCTTTAAAGAAGAGACCAAGATCAGCGTTAAAAGCTACTCAGGCCTTACAGCACATTTTTGTATTTCGGAACAAGCAGAATATATTGTCCGGGGTTTGCGTAATACTACCGATCTAAACTTTGAACAGCCGATTGCCCAAACTAATTTTAAGATGGCTAAAATAGACAGTCTGTTCTTAATCTGCTCTCCTGAAGTTTCCAACATCTCCTCCACCATCGTCAGGGATATAATGCGAAATGACGGGGACTATTCTAATCTCGTTCCTACTTCAGTAAAAAAATAA